From Curtobacterium sp. MCBA15_012:
CAGCGCAGCCGACGTCTGGTCGCAGGCCGAGCGGCTGCCGGTCGAGACGATCGTGCACGGCGACTTCGCCCCCTACAACTGCGTCTACGACGGCATCGCCGCGAGCGGCCTCATCGACTTCGACACCGCGCACCCCGGCCCGCGGGTCTGGGACGTCGCGAGCGCCGTCTACCGGTTCGCCCCCTTCACGACGGGCGTCGTCGAGGGGAGCACCGCACCGTCCCTGGGCGAGCGGCTCGCCCGTGCCGCGGAGTTCTGCCGCGCCTACGGCCTGGACGACCGGTCGCGCGGTGTCCTCGTCGACACGATGACGGCGTCCCTCGTCGCCCTCGTCACGACGATGGAGACCGAGGCCGCCGCCGGCAACCCGAAGTTCGTCAGCGACCTGGAACACGGGCACGCGGAGCTCTACCGCGCCGACGTGGCGTACCTCGAGGCGAACGCCGACGCGATCCGGGACGCCGTCACCGCGCCCTGACCGGCGGCAGGCGTCCAGCCGCCGTGCAGCCCGCACGCGGCCGGCTCCGACCCCGCCTCGGGTACTGTCGCAGGGCCATGACCGACAGCCCGGCCGACGCCACCCCCTACGAGGTCCTCGGCGTCCCCGCGACCGCCGACGACGACGACCTGCGCCGAGCCTACCGTCGCGCCGCCCGCGAGTCCCACCCCGACCTCGGCGGCGACCCCCGACGCTTCCGCCAGGTGCAGCTCGCCTGGGAACGCATCGGCACGCCCGCGGCACGCCGGGCCTACGACGCGGGATCGCGCGCCACGAGCGGGCAGGGCGCGTCCGGTCCGTCGGGCTCCTCGGTCTGGAGGGACGGCTCCGGTCGCGACGAGTACGCACCTCCGGCAGCGCGTCGCGACTCCCGCCCCCGGGCGCGGTCCCACGGACACCCCGGCGGTCGGTCGCGCGAGGTGTTCCTGCAGGCCGAGCGGGAGTGGGTCGGCCTCGGCGACCCGATCGAGGACCCGTACGACCCCGCGCTCGTCCGCTCCGCCCCGCGGCACGTCCGGCGCCTCCTCGGCGAGGCCCTGGCAGAGGAGGCCACCGCCGCGATCGTCGCCGGCATGGGCATCGGCGTGACGGTGTGGCACGACCTCGACGCCGGGGCCGAGGGCAAGCTCGACCACGCGGTGCTCACCCCGAGCGGGCTCTGGGCCGTCGAGTCGATCGACTGGGGCGGTCCGGTGCGCATCGAGCACGGCGAGGTCGTCGGCGAGACGCTCGCACCGGGGGAGCGGCCGGTCAAGGAACTCGTACGCGCGGCCCGAGCCGTGCAGAAGCAGACGCGGGTCCGCTTCACCGGGCGTCTCCTGGTCGTCCCCGACGGCGCCGTCGACGAGGACGTGCAGGTCGTCGGCTCCCCGCGGAAGCCCACGGCGTTCGTGGTCCGGCGCAGCGCACTCGGTCAGGTGCTCAGCGGCGTGTGGTCGCCCGAGGGCAGCGTCGACGTGTTCGACGTCCGCGACCGGATGCAGCAGACCGTCCGCTTCGTCTGACCGACCGGACCGGACCGACCGGGCCACGCTGACCGGACTGCGGGGGTTCAGTACCCGCGGAGCTTCTCGAGGTCGCGGCGCTCCCGCTTGCTCGGCCGCCCGGTCCCGGGGTCGCGCATCGGGACGAACCCGGCCTCCTCACGGGGGAGCCGCGGCGGCGTGCGGTCCTCGAAGTGCTTCGCGGCCTCGGGCGCGCTCGTGCGCTTGAGGATGATCCCCGTCACGACGACGATCCGGTCGAACCCGGCCTGGCGCACGCGGACCTCGTCGCCCGGACCGACCGTCTGCGCCGGCTTCGCGCGTTCGCCGTTCACCCGGACGTGGCCGGCCTTGCACGCCGCGGTCGCCGCGGAGCGGGTCTTCGTGATCCGCACCGCCCAGATCCAGCTGTCGACGCGTGCCTTGTCCATCCGTCCACCCTAGGCGTGCCGACCCGGCGCGACCCGGACCGCGCCCGCTACCGTCGGGAGCGTGCAGGACCACCCGAGCGACCACACGACCGGCGGCGCGACGGGCGGCGCGACGGGCGGCGGGGTCGACCACGCCGCGGCCCGTCCGCCGGCGCCGACCGGTCCCGTCGCACCCCCGGCGGCGACCGACCAGGACGCCCTCGCCCGGTCCCGCGCCCTCGCGGTGCTCCGCGCCGCGGCCCTCGGCGACCGGCTCGTCGTGCGCGCCCGGCACGGTGACGGCGCCCGGGACGCCCTCGGGGTGCTGACGGCCCGGACGGCGTCGACCGTCACGGTCGACACCCGCCGAGGCCCGGTCGAGGTCCCGCTCGACGACGTCGTGGCCGCGAAGCCCGTGCCACCGCCACCCGAGCGCCGACCCCGCCGGGCACCGTGAGCCACCACCGCCCGACCTCGTGTCCCGGACGCTCCCGGCGAGCCGCGTCCGTCCGCGCAGCACCCCACCCGTAGCCTCGGGGCATGCCCGCTCCCGTCCCCCTCGGCACCGAGGACCGGACCGCCCGGCTGACCCTCCGCCGCCCCGACCACTGGCGCCGCGAGGAGCACCCGCAGGCGGACCTCCGCCTCACCGGTGACGACGTCGTGCTCACCGTGCGGTCCCGCCCGAGCGAGCGCACCATCGCCGAGGAGCACACCGGTCTGCTCGAGCGGCTCCCGGGCTCGGTCGAGGGCCTCCGCCTGGTCGGCTGCGACGCCTGGACGGCCGCCGGTGCCCCCGCGCGCCTCGTCGAGTACGTGCGCCCGGACGACGAGCGCGACGTCGCCGGCGCCCACCTGCTGTTCGTCACCGGTCGGCACCGCGTCGACGTCACGGTCGAGCGCCCGCTCGCGCGCCTGCTCGCGACCGACGACCTCGTCTTCGCGGTCCTCGACGGCGTGCGGGCCACCGAGCCCGCTCCGGCACGACCGCAGCGGGAGCTCGAACCGCTCCCGGAGGCCCCGCCCGAGCCGCCCCTCGCCGGTCCGCGCATCAGCGCGGCCGCGCTCGGGACGCTCCAGGGGCTCGTCGGCCGACGCTGGAACCCGACCGTGCTCCGCACCGAGGCGGGCCGCGAACTCGTCGAGGCCGGCCTGGTCGGCCGGCTCGGCACCCTGCCGGAGCCGACGCAGGCGCTCCTCGTGCCCTGGCAGGACGGCACCGAGCCGGTCACCCTGGAACAGCAGCTGCCCGACGGGCGCAGGACGCGCCTCCAGGCCTGGTCCGACACCGTCGTCGACGGTGCCGACGACGTCGTGGTCGCGTCCCTGCCGCCCGAGCGGACGGTCGCGCTCCTGGCCGGGCGGCTCGGCATCGGTCCGACGTGGACCTTCCCGTTCCGCACGGGGTCGCTCCGGGCCGACCTGCTCGCCCGCAGGGCGGGCGGCGGACCCGACGTGCCGGACCTGCCGCCGGCGGTCGCCGACGGCGACCCCCGCCTCGCCCGCTTCTGGGCCGCTCCGTGGACCGTGTCGCACCTGCGCCGTCCCGGCCGCCCGGAGCCCGTGACGATCGTGCACGCTGCCGGTCACGGCTTCGCGCGCGTCGGACGCACGGTCGCCGGGGAGACGGCCTTCCGGACGGACTCCCCGGCGAACGTGTACCGGAGCGTGGTGCGCGCGGTCCTGACGCCCTGACGCCCTGACCGGGTCGGCGGCGGTCGTCCCGGTCCGGGGCGGCCGTCGCTCCGCGGCTAGGCGGCGGGGCCGGCCGTCAGGGTCACCGTCACGGTCTTCGCCGCACCGGTGGCGTCGGTGTAGCCGACCTGGACGCGGTCACCGACGGCGTGGGTGCGGACCGCGGCGGTGAGGGCGTCGCTGCTCGTCACGGCGGTGCCGTCGAGGCTCGTCACCGTGTCGCCCGCGACGAGACCGGCAGCGGCCGCGCCGGAGCCCTCGACGGTGCCCGCCACCGCGACGCCCGTCCCCGTGCCCTGCGCCGAGGACACCTCGACGCCGAGGAACGCCGGCAGGCCGATGGTGACGGTGTCGGACGCCTCGCCGGACAGGATCTGCGAGGCGATCGCCTTGGCGGTCGCGATCGGGATCGCGTAGCCGGTGACGTCGGCCGAGCCGGAGGACGCGGCCGTGGCCATGCCGACGACCTCGCCCTCGGCGTCGACGACCGGGCCGCCGGAGTCGCCGGGCACGATGTCCGCGGCGACCTCGATGAGGCCCTGCAGCGACTCGGTCCCGGTGCCGGACTCGCTCTGCACCTGGATGTCCTGACCGAGTGCGGTCACGGTGCCCTGCGCGGCGACGAGGTCACCGGTCCCGCCCGCGTTCCCCACGTCGGTCACGGTGTCGCCGGTCCGCGGCTCGCCGTCGTCGTCGAGCGTCACCGTCGACAGGCCGGAGGCGCCCTGCAACCGGAGCACGGCGACGTCGTGCGTGGCGTCGGTCCCGACCACCTGGGCGGTGTACTGCTTCCCGGTCGTCTCGTCGGTGGCCGTGATGCTCGTCGCGCCCTGCACGACGTGGTTGTTCGTCAGGACCGTGCCGTCCGCCGTCAGCACCATGCCCGTACCGGCCGCGCGGGACGAGTCGTCGTACCCGACGACGGTGTCGATCGTGACGACGCCGCGCTGCTGCGCCGCGGTGGCCGGGGTCGCGGCGGACTCGGTGCCGGTCCCGCTGCCGGTGCTGCCACCGGTGCCGGAGCTGCCGCCCGTGCCGCTCCCGCCCCCGGGGACGGTGAAGCCGTTCGTGCCGGAGCCGCTGCCGGTGCCGGTGCCGGGCAGGGTCGTCGACCCCTGCGACTGGCTCGAGGTGGTCGTGGTGTGCTGCGAGGACAGGCCGAACGCCGTGCCGCCGGCCGCACCGACGATCGCGAGGGCCGCGACGCCCGAGCCGATCGCCAGGCCGAGGCGGCGCCTCCGGCCACGCCGGTCCGCGGTGCCGCCCCACGCGGGGGAGGCGTGGTCCGCGCTCGCGGCCGCCGTCGCCCACCCCGCGGACGTGGAGCCCGCGGCCGTGCCGGGCGTCGTGGTCCCGGAGCCGGCCGTACCGGGCCCGCCGACGCCGCCGAGCGCCGTGCTCCCGACGAGGAAGGGACCGCGGCCGTCCGACGCGTAGGCGTAGGGGCCGGAGCCGTCCTGGCCGTACAGCCACGGGCCGCTGCCGTCGAACGCGTACGCCGCGCGGAGCGAGGCCCGGTCGGCGTGCGGCGCCTCCGGTCCGGACCACGGTCCGCGTGCCGCACCGGGGGCCGGCTGTGCGGTCGCGGAGCGGTCGGCGTCGTGCTGACCGAGGCCGTGCTGGTCGTCGGCCGGTGCGGGGTTCGTGGTCTCGTTCATCGGTGCTCTCCGGTGGTCCGTCGCCGACCCGGGGCTCGCGCCGCCGGTGTCGATCCGTCCTCGACGACCCGGGCGGGTGTCGATGGAGCAAGTACAGGAGCCGAACCCATGACGACCCTATGAGCGAGCCACGTGTGACCTCCGCGCTCGCCACGAGGAGGCCGCACGCGGCGACGACCGTGCGGGCACCTCGTCCCCGGCCGTCGTCGTCCGTGCCCGCGCGGTCGGGGGACCCGCCCCACCGGTCCGGCTCGGCGGCCGCGGTTAGGCTGACGACACCGCCCATGCGCACGTCCTCCTCCCGAACCCCCGCACGCCGCCCGCGATCCGCACCGGCGTCGCGCAGCCGTCTCGTCCTCGCCACCGTGCTCGCCGTGGTCGTGCTGCTGGTCGCCGTCGCACTGTCGGTCGCCCTCGGGTCCCGTCCGATCCCGCTCGGGACCGTGGTCGACACCCTGCTGCACCCCGGCAGGCAGGACGAGGTCGGGCTGATCGTCCTCGGCAACCGCGTCCCCCGCACCGTCGTCGGGCTGCTCGCCGGTGCCGCGCTCGGGGTCGCCGGCGCCGTCATGCAGGGCGTCACGCGGAACCCGCTCGCCGACCCCAGCGTGCTCGGCATCAACGCCGGTGCAGCACTCGCCGTCGTCGTCGGCATCGCGGTCCTCGGGATCAGCGGGACCGCCGCCTACCTGCCCTTCGCGTTCGTCGGCGCCGGGCTCGCCGCGCTGCTCGTCTACGGCGTGGCCGCGGTCGCCCGCAGAGGCCTGTCGCCCGTGGGCCTCGCGCTCGCCGGGGCCGTCGTCGCGGCCGCCCTGTCCTCGGTCACCACCGCGGTGCTCGTGACGAGCCAGAGCCTGCTCGACCAGCTGCGGTTCTGGCAGGTCGGGGCGCTCGCGGGCAAGGACCTCGGGACCGCCGGGGTGATCGCCGTGCCGGTGCTCGTCGGACTCGTCGTCGCCGCCGCACTCGGGCGCTCGTTGAACACCCTCGCGCTCGGCGACGAGCTCGCGGCGTCGCTCGGACAGCGTGTGGTGCTCGTCCGCGTCGTCGGCGGCGTCGTGACGGTCCTGCTGGCGGGGTCGGCGGTCGCCGCCGCGGGGCCGATCGCGTTCGTCGGCCTCGCCGTGCCGCACGCCGTCCGTCGGCTGAGCGGATCCGACCAGCGCTGGACGATCCTCCTGTCCGCCCTGGTCGCGCCCGCGCTCCTGCTCGTCGCCGACGTCGTGGGCCGTCTCGTGGCGTACCCGGGGGAGCTGCAGGTCGGCATCGTGACCGCGCTCATCGGTGCCCCGGTGTTCATCTGGCTCGTGCGCGCCCGGGTGGTGACCGGCCTGTGACCGCCGTCCGTCGCGAGGTCGCCGTCCTCGGCGGGGTCCTCCTGCTCCTCGTGGCCCTCGTGCTCGTCGGTCTCGGCGTCGGGGAGATCCCGCTGTCCCCGCTCCAGGTCGCCGGAGCGCTCGTCGGGCACGGCGACACCGTGTCGGACTTCGTCGTCGGGCAGCTCCGCGGGCCCCGGGTCGCCGGTGCGGTCCTCGTCGGCGCGGCGCTCGGCGTCGCGGGCGGCATCGTGCAGAGCGTCGTGCGGAACCCGATCGCGAGCCCCGACGTCATCGGGGTGACGTCCGGGGCGAGCGCCGCCGGGCTGACCGCGATCGTGCTGTTCGGTGCGAGCGGCGGCACCCTGTTCGCGGCCGTCGTGGTCGGGGCCGTGCTCGTCGCGGTCGTCATCGCCGCGCTGTCCTGGCGGCGGGGGATCACCGGCAACCGGGTGGTCCTCGTCGGCATCGGCGTCGCCGCGGTCTGCCTGAGCGTCACCGGCTGGCTCCTCACCTCCGGGTCCGTGCAGCAGGCCGGGACCGCGCTCCTCTGGCTCTCGGGTAGCCTCAACGCCGTCGACCGGACGCTCGTCGGCGTGCTCGCGGTCACGGTGGTCGTCCTGCTCACGGCGGCCCTGCTGCAGTCCCCCCGGCTCACGGTGCTCGCGCTCGGGGACGACGTCGCCGCCGCGCTCGGACTGCGGCCGGACCGCGCGAAGGTGCTCCTCCTGCTCACCGCCGTGTGCCTGACCGCGGGGGCGGTCGCGACCGCGGGGCCGGTGTCCTTCGTCGCGCTCATGGCCGCGCCGATCGCCCGACGGCTCGTCGGCAACGGTCGGGTCGCCCTCGGGCCGATCGCGGCCGTCGGCGCCGTGGTCACGCTCGCGAGCGACCTCGTGGCGCAGTTCGCGATCCCGGGGAACGCGCTGCCCGTGGGCGTCGTGACCGGGGTCGTCGGCGCGCCGTACCTGCTCTGGTTGCTCGCGCGGGGGCGCTGACCGACCGGTCGGAGCGGCCGGGTACCTGTCCGTCGTCGGTGTGCGGGGCGGGCATCTTCGATGCGTTCCCTGGGCGTCGGCTGTCGCTTTCTCCACAGCCTCGTTCGGGGCTCCCGCACGGTCACCGGTTTCCGATACGCTGGGGCGCCAAGAGGAGGAGGTCCACGATGCCAGATCCAGTGGTCCCGCAGCACGGCGGTCAGAAGACCCCGGAGCAGCGGCTGGTCGACACCACCCTGACCTTCAGCATGGACATGGGGGCGGCACTCACCCCCGAGTCCGGGGTGTCGGTCGAGGAACGCGACGCGATCAACGCGTTGCCCTCCGGCTCCGCCCTGCTGGTGGTCCGACGCGGTCCGAACGTGGGCGCGCGGTTCCTCCTCGACTCCGACGTCACGACGGTCGGTCGGCACCCCGACGCCGACATCTTCCTCGACGACGTCACGGTGTCCCGCAAGCACGCCGAGTTCCTCCGCCAGGGCACCGCCTTCAGCGTCAAGGACAACGGCTCGCTCAACGGCACGTACTTCGACGGCGTCCGGATCGACGAAGCGCTGCTCACCGACGGGGCCGAGGTCCAGGTCGGCAAGTTCCGCCTCACGTTCTACGCATCACGGGTCGACCTGGCGCGCCTGGCGAACGCGTAGTGGCCGGGCGGTCCGCCGCGGCCCTCACCGGTGCCGCGGTCCCGGACCTGCTCACCATCGGGCAGGTCCTCGCTCGTCTCAAGCCCGAGTTCCCCGACCTGTCGAGCTCGAAGCTGCGCTTCCTCGAGGAGCGCGAGCTGGTCACTCCCGTGCGCACGGCGAGCGGGTACCGCAAGTTCTCGGCGGCCGACGTCGACCGGCTGCGGATCGTCCTCGGGCTGCAGCGTGACCACTACCTGCCGCTCAAGGTCATCAAGGACTACCTGGCCGACCTCGACGCCGGGCGCGATCCGGTGTTGCCGGGCGGGGGAGACGCACCGAAGCCCTCGATCCTGGGCCGCGAGCGTCGGTACACCCGTGACGAGACCGTCCGTGCCGCCGGGGCGTCGCCGATGCTGCTCTCCGACGCCGTCTCCGCGTCGCTGCTACCCGCGGCCGACACCTACACGGACGACGCCGTCGCGGTGCTCAAGGCGCTCGTCGACCTCCAGCGCACCGGGATCGAACCGCGCCACCTGCGCAGCATGCGCGGCGTCGCGGAGCGCGAGGTCGGGCTCATCGAGTCGGCGCTCATGCCGGTCTCCCGCCGCGGGGACGCCACGTCGCGCGCCAAGGCGACCGAGATGGCCCGCGAGATCGCCGCCCAGCTCGAGGTGATCCGGTCGAGTCTCATCCGGTCGGCCATCGGTCGTCTCGACGCATGAGCAGCAGATCCGCGCCGGTCGTGACTGCTCCCGCCCCTGTCGGCGGTCGGCGGTCGGGGCGTATCCTCGACACGCCGGACGCGCCGAGCCGGATGTGCCGCGTGCGGAGCACCCGAGTCGCTACCGTGGACCCCGGAACAACTCTCAACCCGTCGTTGAACCTTCGGGTGGGAGCTCGAACGTCGTGGAAGGCATGCACATGAGTGGGACTGACACCCCCGGTACCGAGTCCGACATGACTCGGTACGACCTCGGTCTGCTCTTCACCGACGGTCTCCCCGAGCACGACGAGCAGAACGGCTACCGCGGCACCGTCGCCGCCCGAGCCGCCGGCATCTCGTACCGCCAGCTCGACTACTGGGCCCGGACCGAGCTCGTGCAGCCCACCATCCGCGGTGCCGCGGGGTCGGGTTCGCAGCGGCTCTACGGGTTCCGCGACATCCTCGTCCTCAAGCTCGTCAAGCGACTGCTCGACACCGGCATCTCGCTCCAGCAGATCCGCACCGCCGTGAACCAGCTCCGTGAGTCCGGCGTCTCCGACCTGGCCCAGACGACGCTCATGTCCGACGGCGCCTCGGTGTACCTGTGCACGTCGGACGACGAGGTCATCGACCTGGTCTCGCGCGGGCAGGGCGTGTTCGGCATCGCCGTCGGCAAGGTCCTGCGCGAGGTCGAGAGCTCGCTCGTCGAGCTCGACGCGACCCCGGCTGCCGACCCCGACGACGAGCTCGCCGCCCGCCGGGCATCGCGCGCTTCCTGATCCGACCGGGTCACCCGCGCCGCGCCCGTCCGCGAGTGCCACGTCCGGTCCGTTACGCCCGAAGCGCGCACGTTCCTGAGCGCCATACTTGTCACCCTCGACGCACGCACGTTCCTGAGCGGGCCACATCCGTCACCCTGAACGCACGCACGTTCCTGAGCGCGCCACATCCGTCACCCTGGACGTGCGCACGCGCCGGATTCCGCGCGCTCAACGGAACCCGTGCGGCGCGTCCTGCTCGCTCGACGGCGTTGGCAGTACGCGGTCGGGATCGGGGTCCAGGACCTTGGGGGCCGGATCAGTGAGTGACGCCGCCCGGGCGAGCTGGATCAGCCAGTGACGCCGCCCGGGCGAGCCGGAACGCGACCCGGGCGATCGAGGCGTCCCGGTGGTGAGCCGGGCGATCGAGGCGACCCGGTTGCGAGCCGAGCACCCGCGGTCGTGACCCGCCGTCGCAACGGAGGTCGTGCCTCCCGGACGCACCGTCGAGCGCGAGCGAGCAGGACGTGCCGCGTGCGCGTCGTCGCGTGGGCGGTCGACGTCGCTGCCGGGCCGCGAGCGTGACAGGAACGGCCCGTTCGGCTGAGGGCCGCCCCGCCCGTCGTCTGCCGTCGGGAAGGAGCGAGCGAGCGAGGGCGAGCGAGCAGGACGTGCCGCGTGCGCGTCGTCGTGTGGGCGGTGCACGTCGCTGCCGGACCGCGAGCGTGACAGGAACGGCTCGTTCAGCTGGGCCCCGCCCGTCGTCCGCCGTCGGGCACGAGCGAGCACGACGTGCCGTGTGCGTGTCGTGCCGCGGGCGCGGTACGTCGCCCGCGGGCCGCGAGCGTGACGGAAGATGCCCGCTCGGCGCTGTCGACCGACGCCGACCGGCAAGCCGGCCAGACGACCGCAGGACGGCCGACAGGCCGCCCCCGCGCGCCCTACGCCGTGACGGCCCCCGCGGCAGCCCCGGCCCCGCCACCGTCGGCGTAGGGACCGATCTTGCCCGTGCGCATGATGCGCTCGAGCAGCTGGTCGAAGTTCCGCGCCATCTCCTGCGCCGACTCGCCGGGCCAGACGTGCAGCGGCTTCGCGGCACCCTGCGCCTGCTGCAGCGACGTGCGCTCCGGCAGCTGCGGGGAGAGCACGAGCGGCCCGAACATGTCGCGCAGCTCCTTGATGCGGAACTGGTGCTCGAGCGACTGCACGCGGGCACGGTTCACGATGATGCCGAGCGGCTGCAGGCGGGGGGAGAGACCGCGGCGGATCTCCTCGATCGCGCGGAGGGCACGGTCGGCGGCGGCAACGGAGAACAGGCCCGGCTCGGTGACGACGGTCACGCGGTCGGACGCGGCCCACGCGGTGCGCGTGAGGGCGTTGAGCGACGGCGCGCAGTCGATGAGGACGAGCTCGTAGTCCTGCTCGACGTTGGCGAGTGCCTCCTCGAGCTTCCAGATGTCGCGGATCGACGGGTGCGGCCCGTCGAAGTTGATCGCCGAGGGGGAGCCCACGAGGACGTCGACCTTGCCCTGCGAGCCCTTCGTCCACCCCGACGGTGCGATCGCCTGACGGACGATCTTCTCCTTCGGGTTCTCGAGGACGTCGGCGACGTTGAGGTGGCCGGAGATGTCGATGTCGAGGCCGGTCGAGACGTCGGACTGCGGGTCGAGGTCCACCACCAGCGTGCGCAGTCCCCTGGCGAACGCGGCCGAAGTCAGGCCGAGCGTCACCGTCGTCTTGCCGACACCACCCTTGAGGGAGCTCACGCTGAGTACATGCACGGTGAGCCACGTTACCGCCACTAGGGTTGTGACACCTCAACCCGCGCTGGGAGGGTCGTCGAGTCCAGCAGGTTCCCCGTCGCGCGACGGAGGGCGGATCGCCGTCCCGGCCGCCGTCCGGCAGGGTCTGCACCGGGTCCCGACGGCCACCGACGGACCGGTCCGTCCGGGCGTGGTCGAGGTGAAGGAACACGCGGCCGCCGACCGGTACCGACGGCCGTCCCGCGACCCCGACGGTGCCGTGCGCGCCCGTCGACGACCTCCTGGTGGTGCTGCAGCAACGTGACCGTCCGTCCCATCCGCCTGTTCGGTGATCCCGTCCTCCGTTCGCCCGCCGACCCGATCGCGCCGGCCGCGCTCGGCTCGCAGGGCATCCGCGACCTCGTCCAGGACCTCCTCGACACCGTGCGCGAGCCCGGTCGGGCCGGTGTCGCGGCGCCGCAGATCGGCGTCGGGCTCCGGGCGTTCTCGTACAACGTCGACGGCGTGGTGGGGTACGTCCTGAACCCCGAGGTGGTCGCAGTCTCCGGCGAGCCCGAGCTGATGGACGAGGGCTGCCTGTCGGTGCCCGGCCTCGCCTACCCGACCCGGCGCCACCCGCACGCCCGCGTGGAGGGCGTCGACGTCGACGGCCAGCCGGTCGTGCTCGAGGGCGACGGCCTCATGGCGGAGGCGCTGCAGCACGAGGTCGACCACCTCGACGGCACGGTCTACGTGATGACGCTCGACCCCGAGCTCCGACGGCAGGCGCTGCGGGACATCCGGTCGCAGGACTGGTTCCACTGACCGCGTGCCGGTGACCCGGCGGAGCCGAGGGCGCACCGACACCGCACGTTCGCGTGCGGGGAACCGTGACACCCCTTCGCGGGATTGCCACGGGGGGCCCGACGCGAGGTACGGTGTCCGCGTCGGCACCCACCGACGCGTCACCCCACCCCCATCAGGACACCCCGCATGACCGTTCAGAACGACGAGCTCAGCTCGCACCGCACCCGCACCAACCGTCGCCCAGACCCCACCCCGGTGGCGACCTCCTCGATCGCCGTCCTCGACGTCGCCGACGCGTCGCAGGAGCCGCAGCGCTGACCCCGCGCGGGTCGTGCCCCGCGGACAGCCCAGCACGGACCGGACCCGGTGCCCCTCCCACGAGCGGCACCGGGTCCGCTGCCGTCCGGCAGCCCGTCCGGGCGCAGGCCGGGAGGCGCGGTGCCGGTCCCGGGACCGGCCGCCGGTCGTCCGCCTGAC
This genomic window contains:
- a CDS encoding phosphotransferase enzyme family protein, yielding MERVTRADDRVHRPAGPWTPTVHHLLAHLHEQGFVAAPEPIALGDVLETVTFVPGTAGNYPWTAEIASEAALVTSARLLRQYHDAAATYPRSAADVWSQAERLPVETIVHGDFAPYNCVYDGIAASGLIDFDTAHPGPRVWDVASAVYRFAPFTTGVVEGSTAPSLGERLARAAEFCRAYGLDDRSRGVLVDTMTASLVALVTTMETEAAAGNPKFVSDLEHGHAELYRADVAYLEANADAIRDAVTAP
- a CDS encoding DnaJ domain-containing protein produces the protein MTDSPADATPYEVLGVPATADDDDLRRAYRRAARESHPDLGGDPRRFRQVQLAWERIGTPAARRAYDAGSRATSGQGASGPSGSSVWRDGSGRDEYAPPAARRDSRPRARSHGHPGGRSREVFLQAEREWVGLGDPIEDPYDPALVRSAPRHVRRLLGEALAEEATAAIVAGMGIGVTVWHDLDAGAEGKLDHAVLTPSGLWAVESIDWGGPVRIEHGEVVGETLAPGERPVKELVRAARAVQKQTRVRFTGRLLVVPDGAVDEDVQVVGSPRKPTAFVVRRSALGQVLSGVWSPEGSVDVFDVRDRMQQTVRFV
- a CDS encoding RNA-binding S4 domain-containing protein, whose translation is MDKARVDSWIWAVRITKTRSAATAACKAGHVRVNGERAKPAQTVGPGDEVRVRQAGFDRIVVVTGIILKRTSAPEAAKHFEDRTPPRLPREEAGFVPMRDPGTGRPSKRERRDLEKLRGY
- a CDS encoding S1C family serine protease; translated protein: MNETTNPAPADDQHGLGQHDADRSATAQPAPGAARGPWSGPEAPHADRASLRAAYAFDGSGPWLYGQDGSGPYAYASDGRGPFLVGSTALGGVGGPGTAGSGTTTPGTAAGSTSAGWATAAASADHASPAWGGTADRRGRRRRLGLAIGSGVAALAIVGAAGGTAFGLSSQHTTTTSSQSQGSTTLPGTGTGSGSGTNGFTVPGGGSGTGGSSGTGGSTGSGTGTESAATPATAAQQRGVVTIDTVVGYDDSSRAAGTGMVLTADGTVLTNNHVVQGATSITATDETTGKQYTAQVVGTDATHDVAVLRLQGASGLSTVTLDDDGEPRTGDTVTDVGNAGGTGDLVAAQGTVTALGQDIQVQSESGTGTESLQGLIEVAADIVPGDSGGPVVDAEGEVVGMATAASSGSADVTGYAIPIATAKAIASQILSGEASDTVTIGLPAFLGVEVSSAQGTGTGVAVAGTVEGSGAAAAGLVAGDTVTSLDGTAVTSSDALTAAVRTHAVGDRVQVGYTDATGAAKTVTVTLTAGPAA
- a CDS encoding iron chelate uptake ABC transporter family permease subunit, yielding MRTSSSRTPARRPRSAPASRSRLVLATVLAVVVLLVAVALSVALGSRPIPLGTVVDTLLHPGRQDEVGLIVLGNRVPRTVVGLLAGAALGVAGAVMQGVTRNPLADPSVLGINAGAALAVVVGIAVLGISGTAAYLPFAFVGAGLAALLVYGVAAVARRGLSPVGLALAGAVVAAALSSVTTAVLVTSQSLLDQLRFWQVGALAGKDLGTAGVIAVPVLVGLVVAAALGRSLNTLALGDELAASLGQRVVLVRVVGGVVTVLLAGSAVAAAGPIAFVGLAVPHAVRRLSGSDQRWTILLSALVAPALLLVADVVGRLVAYPGELQVGIVTALIGAPVFIWLVRARVVTGL
- a CDS encoding iron chelate uptake ABC transporter family permease subunit, translating into MTAVRREVAVLGGVLLLLVALVLVGLGVGEIPLSPLQVAGALVGHGDTVSDFVVGQLRGPRVAGAVLVGAALGVAGGIVQSVVRNPIASPDVIGVTSGASAAGLTAIVLFGASGGTLFAAVVVGAVLVAVVIAALSWRRGITGNRVVLVGIGVAAVCLSVTGWLLTSGSVQQAGTALLWLSGSLNAVDRTLVGVLAVTVVVLLTAALLQSPRLTVLALGDDVAAALGLRPDRAKVLLLLTAVCLTAGAVATAGPVSFVALMAAPIARRLVGNGRVALGPIAAVGAVVTLASDLVAQFAIPGNALPVGVVTGVVGAPYLLWLLARGR
- a CDS encoding FHA domain-containing protein, whose protein sequence is MPDPVVPQHGGQKTPEQRLVDTTLTFSMDMGAALTPESGVSVEERDAINALPSGSALLVVRRGPNVGARFLLDSDVTTVGRHPDADIFLDDVTVSRKHAEFLRQGTAFSVKDNGSLNGTYFDGVRIDEALLTDGAEVQVGKFRLTFYASRVDLARLANA
- a CDS encoding MerR family transcriptional regulator — encoded protein: MAGRSAAALTGAAVPDLLTIGQVLARLKPEFPDLSSSKLRFLEERELVTPVRTASGYRKFSAADVDRLRIVLGLQRDHYLPLKVIKDYLADLDAGRDPVLPGGGDAPKPSILGRERRYTRDETVRAAGASPMLLSDAVSASLLPAADTYTDDAVAVLKALVDLQRTGIEPRHLRSMRGVAEREVGLIESALMPVSRRGDATSRAKATEMAREIAAQLEVIRSSLIRSAIGRLDA
- a CDS encoding MerR family transcriptional regulator, yielding MSGTDTPGTESDMTRYDLGLLFTDGLPEHDEQNGYRGTVAARAAGISYRQLDYWARTELVQPTIRGAAGSGSQRLYGFRDILVLKLVKRLLDTGISLQQIRTAVNQLRESGVSDLAQTTLMSDGASVYLCTSDDEVIDLVSRGQGVFGIAVGKVLREVESSLVELDATPAADPDDELAARRASRAS
- a CDS encoding ParA family protein, coding for MHVLSVSSLKGGVGKTTVTLGLTSAAFARGLRTLVVDLDPQSDVSTGLDIDISGHLNVADVLENPKEKIVRQAIAPSGWTKGSQGKVDVLVGSPSAINFDGPHPSIRDIWKLEEALANVEQDYELVLIDCAPSLNALTRTAWAASDRVTVVTEPGLFSVAAADRALRAIEEIRRGLSPRLQPLGIIVNRARVQSLEHQFRIKELRDMFGPLVLSPQLPERTSLQQAQGAAKPLHVWPGESAQEMARNFDQLLERIMRTGKIGPYADGGGAGAAAGAVTA